From the Ignavibacteria bacterium genome, the window GATGGATCCGGCTTCACCTTGATCCCAAGTTCGGCAAGTGCTTCAATGCCTCCGCTGAGTGTTTCGTCAAAGCGTGCCTGAACCACGAGGATGGAGATATGCAGATACTTGATCTTGGCTCGCTCAAGCGGTGTTCGGGCGCGTGGCAATAATTCGGCGATGATGCTATCTGCCAAATGATATTCTCCAACCGCTCCAACGCAATCAGCAAGCTCAAGTGAGGCCTGCAGGAGTGCATCGCGGTGAGAGTTCCACAGAGATTCATGCTCAAGGCTTCGGCCCATGTCGATATGAAGCCGAGCCGTGCGTAGGACGCCTCCCGATCGGGCGCGATGTCCGGCACGGTAGAGTAACAGGCATGCCTGGTCACGTTCTTTGGAGTCTGTGAGGGCACCCAGCGCACTCTCAATGTGACTTGCAACGGTGAGGAGGTCTTCTTCCTCTACATCGCGTTCGCCGTTCAGATACGATCGGGCGATGGATGCATGAACCTGTTGCCTGTCTTCGTCGGACAGCGATTGGTGGGCGATCTGCTGGATACGATCGTGTACGAACTCAAAGACGTTCGTCATCGTGGCATCACCCCAGGTGATGAGTCCGGCAGCCATCGCCTTGTCTACGCTGGCAACGACCTCTGCAAGAGGAATGCCGGCCACATTCGAAACACGATCAACAGAGAATGACGTCCCGATGCATGCCGCAACAGCGATAAGTCGCATGGAAGCTGTATCGAGCTGTTCGAACCGCGAAGCGATGAGATCCTGAACATCGAACTGCATCGGCATCTTGCGGAGTCGTTCAATGTCCCACATCCACTGCCGACGTCCTCTGTCGTAGAGAACGATGCCTTCGTTGACCATGTAGTTCATCAACTGCACGTTGAACAGAGGATTCCCGCCCGTGCGTTGATGCATTGCCTCTACCAGCGGAACCGCTTGTGCATGCTCTAACTGAAATGTTTCGCAAACGAGCTCAGACATTGCCTCCGTGCCGAGCGGATGTACATCAACGATCTGGATCGGCAGAGGTGGCGGTGCGATCTGTTGCGTCCATAGTGAAAGGGGATGATCTGCAGCGAGTTTCTCTTCAGCTCGTATCGTGGCAACGATCAGAATGCGGGCATCAGGGATCTTATTGCCAAGCATGGCAAGGAGTTCAAATGTTGCCTGATCCGCCCATTGAAGATCATCAAGCAGTACGATCAGATCTCTGCCTTGTTCGGCTATGCAGGAGAGCATTGCGGCAAGGGCTGTATAGAGCCGCACCTGCATTTCCTGAGCTGTGGACGAGATCGCATCTTGTTCATCACGTATCAGAAAACGCATGTCAGGAACGGCCTTTACCACCACGGACATGTTATTTCCGATCGAGGCCCCAAGACGATCTCGCCAAACATCAACAACGTCCTGCGGTTCACGAAGGACCTGACGAACGAATGCCGACACTGCCTGGATGACGCTCGACATTGGAAGACCCTGAGCGAACTGATCCTGCTTACCGGAAATCACCAAGGATCCCTCGGCTCTTGCCTCCCGCTCAAACGTGCGAAGGATCGTTGTCTTTCCACTGCCCGCCATGCCTCGCACGATCACGGCCTGCAAATTTCCCGAACGGGTTTGACCAAGCGCGGTTCGCATCGTTTGCAGCTCGCGCGTCCGTCCATGGAGCTTCTGCGATATCACGAATCGTTCGCTTCGATCATTTGCCTTCAATGTGACAACAACGCCCGTGGACAGCGACCGTTGGATCTGACTCAGATCATGTCGAACCCCATACGCTGATTGATATCGTTGTTCCGGATCTTTTTGAAGCAGGATCGATACAAGATCGGATAGCGAACGCGGACAATCACTTCGGCGTTCATGCAGGGGCAGCGGTGTTCGAGCGATCTGCGCATGGATCAATTCCAACGTGTCGTCGCTCGAGAATGGAGGCACACCCGCAACCATGTCATAGATCACACAGCCCAAGGCATAAAGATCACTTCGCACATCGATCGGACGACGTACGCGCCCTGTCTGCTCAGGAGCCATATACGACAGCGTCCCCTCCATTGTCTCCGTAACGAGATAGGGGGCTGATGGCGATAACCGAACTGCAAGTCCAAGGTCTGCTATCGAGATCGAAGGTAGGTCATCTCCAACGATGATGTTCGTTGGGTTCAGATCACGGTGAATGATATGGTGGGCATGCAACGTCTCGAGAGATGAGGCAAGACCTTCAGCATACAGCAGGACGTCTGCGATCGAGATCTGTCCGGCCGTTATCACATCACGCAGATTCCTCGACCCGGCATCTTCCATCACAAGGTGCAGATGCGTGGTTGTCTGCAAGAGATCAAGCGTTCGGATCACGCCACGCATTGACAGCGTGGAGGTTAGCTCATATTGATGTCTGCACCGATAGACCGCCGTATCATCCCGTACGGATACACTCTTCACAACCACAGCACGTTGGTCGCGTTGGCGAATACCGCGCTGCACAAGCGCTTGAGGCGACTCGTGGATCTTGGCTGTGAATTCGAATCCGGATAGGGTCATATCACTTTACGGCTAAGCCATGGGCAGCTGCGAATTGCTTCGGTGATGGGGCTTTCCCGGTCATACGATCTCGCGTCATCACGATCGCATACCAGATGTCGAAGACGAAGATCACTACACCAACAAAGAAGAGGTAGGAGTTGCCTTGGAAGTGGATTACCATAAAGGCCGTGTTCATCGCCGTGCCGATCATTTTCAACCACGCCGCATTGATCGAATACAGTACTTGACCGCTGCGGCCAAGCCTCATGTAATTCACGATGTACTGGATGGAGATCGCTGCGTTGAGCGTGTATGCTGTGTAGGCCCCGATCGGTGTTTCCATACCGGAAGCACAGAACGTATACATCCCGCCGAAGAAGATCAATGTTAGAATGATCACATACTTCTTGTAGTGATCCTTCAGCCATGGAGTCTGGGTGTCCACCTTGCCGAGTGTTAGGAGCTTGTACCAAATGAAGATGTCGAGGAGGAACCAGGCCTGGTAAGCCCCCTGAGCCAAATGACCCATGTCGGATTTGAAGAACCAAGAGAAATTGGCTTCCCATGCAAAGTTGCCCGCAGCCACGAACGTAGGCATCTCTAAGGATTTGTACTTGCGAATG encodes:
- a CDS encoding AAA family ATPase, with the translated sequence MTLSGFEFTAKIHESPQALVQRGIRQRDQRAVVVKSVSVRDDTAVYRCRHQYELTSTLSMRGVIRTLDLLQTTTHLHLVMEDAGSRNLRDVITAGQISIADVLLYAEGLASSLETLHAHHIIHRDLNPTNIIVGDDLPSISIADLGLAVRLSPSAPYLVTETMEGTLSYMAPEQTGRVRRPIDVRSDLYALGCVIYDMVAGVPPFSSDDTLELIHAQIARTPLPLHERRSDCPRSLSDLVSILLQKDPEQRYQSAYGVRHDLSQIQRSLSTGVVVTLKANDRSERFVISQKLHGRTRELQTMRTALGQTRSGNLQAVIVRGMAGSGKTTILRTFEREARAEGSLVISGKQDQFAQGLPMSSVIQAVSAFVRQVLREPQDVVDVWRDRLGASIGNNMSVVVKAVPDMRFLIRDEQDAISSTAQEMQVRLYTALAAMLSCIAEQGRDLIVLLDDLQWADQATFELLAMLGNKIPDARILIVATIRAEEKLAADHPLSLWTQQIAPPPLPIQIVDVHPLGTEAMSELVCETFQLEHAQAVPLVEAMHQRTGGNPLFNVQLMNYMVNEGIVLYDRGRRQWMWDIERLRKMPMQFDVQDLIASRFEQLDTASMRLIAVAACIGTSFSVDRVSNVAGIPLAEVVASVDKAMAAGLITWGDATMTNVFEFVHDRIQQIAHQSLSDEDRQQVHASIARSYLNGERDVEEEDLLTVASHIESALGALTDSKERDQACLLLYRAGHRARSGGVLRTARLHIDMGRSLEHESLWNSHRDALLQASLELADCVGAVGEYHLADSIIAELLPRARTPLERAKIKYLHISILVVQARFDETLSGGIEALAELGIKVKPDPSKLDIVTMLAKTWRAVRGRTPTVLGQRPFNNDERLKLASEILFLLTSPGFNFSIDLLSSIVLVRTYLVMHHGHSDVSIDAYAMFGLVLGGMSLPKRAATFAQLSIDLVPRTMDAGARIRAHNISAGNVLLWTRPIADCIAEFQRGAEISVQTGEQHGTLWSLGVQSEQRLFAGYPLLEIAEYNAEAVQLLHRVYQRTTGLPWTARYFEAAVQKVITAVAPDLPRVDDLTELIDDEQTLLQNMRDSKDATAMCSWLVTDLQIATLLWETDKALRVSAQFDPWKHALSGQSLQVDREFYAALAHAQHLLKNEKPLSKVHQRQLARGVGLFKKWRKHNAENFESRLNILLGAQHLVMGRAEAALELFSAAVSHANDLGDLLMSALAAEWCVHAIDRTAMRDASKFYRQRASAAWRAWGSPILADRLTLPAAGSQREARYDRPTVTQTTLAGSVGLRQETIDIDTVLKASSAISGTIVFEDLIQDMMRIVMENAGADRSVLVLQDGTHFHVVASTTLQGTTMLKEKERAENTNLLCRPLVLQALRIGNTIVIDDASIDDELSTDSYIVANGPRSVMALPIAHQGRLIGLLYFENTNTTHAFTPSRTRVLQLLSSQIAVSIENARLYDVQEKLRAASARFVPTEFLESLGRDSIRDVILGDAVRTTMTVLFADIRGFTSIAERSTAEDVFKLLNRYLAGVVPVIRNNHGFIDKFIGDAVMGLFPREPADAVRAAIDIAHAVKAVNTELEGEGMPPLAIGIGIHTGDIVLGTVGSDRRMDTTAIGDTVNVAARLEALTKERGIGILISDDVRRNVTLDNISFIDEGEEHIRGRSQPIHIFDVRF